From Streptomyces sp. NBC_01460, a single genomic window includes:
- a CDS encoding DUF305 domain-containing protein, with protein MTARRTAALLLLLVLLTSCAGEGDRRSDPASGHSPTTAGSAPSVDPTDAAWVQLMIPMDEQALVLLDVAAGKATGPGLRSWAARLRTAQAGELAALRGLRDRMGLPDTDLHKGHDMPGMVTAEDLDRARAARGAAFDRLLVTLIHDHLRQSEQVSRSATAAGGSADARARARALVAARGEQLAALTDLCAGRAADVPEPFACPSDHPV; from the coding sequence ATGACGGCTCGTCGCACCGCAGCCCTGCTGCTCCTGCTCGTCCTTCTGACCTCGTGCGCCGGGGAAGGAGACCGGCGGTCGGACCCGGCGTCCGGCCACTCCCCCACGACGGCCGGCTCCGCCCCCTCCGTGGACCCGACGGACGCCGCATGGGTCCAGCTGATGATCCCGATGGACGAACAGGCCCTCGTCCTGCTGGACGTCGCGGCCGGGAAGGCCACCGGCCCCGGGCTGCGGTCCTGGGCGGCCCGCCTGCGGACCGCGCAGGCCGGCGAACTGGCCGCGCTGCGGGGGCTGCGGGACCGGATGGGGCTGCCGGACACCGATCTGCACAAGGGGCACGACATGCCGGGCATGGTGACGGCCGAGGATCTCGACCGCGCCCGCGCCGCCCGGGGCGCGGCCTTCGACCGCCTGCTCGTGACCCTGATCCACGACCATCTGCGCCAGTCGGAGCAGGTCTCGCGCTCAGCCACGGCCGCCGGCGGCTCGGCGGATGCCCGAGCGCGGGCGCGCGCCCTGGTGGCCGCGCGCGGGGAACAACTGGCGGCTCTGACGGATCTGTGCGCGGGCAGGGCCGCTGACGTGCCGGAACCCTTCGCCTGCCCATCGGATCACCCGGTATAA
- a CDS encoding DUF1996 domain-containing protein: MPFLKRRTTEHRARRALPSWRYRIAGLAAAALALSLIQANAGNAAGDRAPQAGAEAAADVVRVAEFLAECPYTHRAPDDPIVLPNLPGASHMHSFFGNDSANAHSDLASLEKARTSCAPATDLSSYWVPTLYDGDRAVEPTGTTFYYLGEGVRDDIIRTIEPFPRGLRIVAGNAKATGPDDNTISRWSCLHHGEVDPSHDFVNCPAGSMMESYLDFPQCWNGRDLDSADHKSHMAYPVGGACPSTHPVPVPKLRQVLRYPVNGDPARLRLASGRGYTMHGDFFNVWPEAEIAQRVRDCINAIIKCGADGTP, translated from the coding sequence GTGCCCTTCCTCAAGAGACGCACGACCGAACACCGCGCACGCAGAGCCCTGCCGTCCTGGCGCTACCGGATCGCGGGCCTGGCCGCCGCCGCGCTGGCCCTCTCCCTCATCCAGGCCAACGCGGGCAACGCCGCCGGCGATCGCGCCCCCCAGGCCGGGGCCGAGGCCGCCGCCGACGTGGTCCGGGTAGCCGAGTTCCTCGCGGAATGCCCCTACACGCACCGGGCCCCCGACGACCCGATCGTGCTGCCGAACCTGCCCGGTGCCTCGCACATGCACAGCTTCTTCGGCAACGACTCCGCGAACGCCCACTCCGATCTGGCCTCGCTGGAGAAGGCCCGCACCAGCTGCGCGCCCGCGACCGACCTCTCCTCGTACTGGGTCCCCACGCTGTACGACGGCGACCGGGCGGTGGAGCCGACCGGCACCACCTTCTACTACCTCGGCGAGGGCGTGCGGGACGACATCATCCGGACGATCGAGCCGTTCCCCCGCGGGCTGCGCATCGTCGCGGGCAACGCCAAGGCCACCGGCCCGGACGACAACACCATCTCCCGCTGGTCCTGTCTGCACCACGGCGAGGTCGACCCGTCGCACGACTTCGTCAACTGCCCCGCGGGCTCCATGATGGAGAGCTACCTGGACTTCCCGCAGTGCTGGAACGGCAGGGACCTCGACTCGGCCGACCACAAGAGCCACATGGCCTATCCGGTCGGCGGGGCCTGCCCCTCGACCCACCCGGTCCCGGTTCCCAAGCTGCGTCAGGTCCTGCGCTATCCGGTCAACGGTGACCCCGCACGCCTCCGGCTGGCCTCGGGGCGGGGCTACACGATGCACGGCGACTTCTTCAATGTCTGGCCCGAGGCGGAGATCGCACAACGGGTGCGCGACTGCATCAACGCCATCATCAAGTGCGGGGCCGACGGCACGCCCTGA